One segment of Prionailurus bengalensis isolate Pbe53 chromosome E3, Fcat_Pben_1.1_paternal_pri, whole genome shotgun sequence DNA contains the following:
- the ANKRD61 gene encoding ankyrin repeat domain-containing protein 61 produces MGNITKRGSRELVADGAKPLEEGPAAALHIRLYEAIMREDCAAIRVLLRSHPVNQPMTILANSTSYRLLLNQQTQSIIPIHLAAKHRKAQSLLCLLEHGADPEVRDTRGLTTLHLMLLHWPIISTTWTKPGNRIRRILTDIQNNAVTCLRILCEHGAQVNARVDNSNKHSPLHLAITYGTYPVLSILAQNGAHINAVNESSMTPLHTAADMLNKEMMETLIACGADVNCVISSTGNTALKLAVCTASSKAGRMLAAGVNCIRLLLIHGAQVNARDHEGQTAIHEACFGGREAIINLLLEFEANVNLLTRNGESPIYMYLQRSSNVRDTELLARLLHRSYPLRLTNNHGILPAGIMLPEFHLLRETLIKLSQRPLSLQDICKRNLRNIYGEKYKGHLKRLLPAKMWHSVYGFHDLAYLLK; encoded by the exons ATGGGAAACATAACCAAGAGAGGCAGCAGGGAGCTGGTGGCCGACGGGGCCAAGCCCCTGGAAGAAGGCCCAGCCGCGGCCCTCCACATCAGACTCTACGAGGCCATCATGAGGGAGGACTGTGCAGCCATCCGGGTGCTCCTGAGAAGCCACCCTGTCAACCAGCCCATGACCATTCTGGCCAACTCCACCAGCTACCGACTCCTTCTGAACCag CAGACGCAGTCCATCATCCCCATTCATCTGGCTGCCAAACACCGCAAGGCGCAAAGTTTGCTCTGTTTGCTAGAACATGGCGCTGACCCCGAAGTAAG GGACACAAGAGGCCTTACCACACTTCACCTGATGCTGCTGCACTGGCCGATCATTTCTACCACGTGGACAAAACCGGGGAACAGAATACGAAGGATCCTGACAGACATTCAGAACAATGCCGTAACGTGTCTCCGCATTTTGTGCGAACACGGAGCCCAAGTCAACGCTCGGGTagacaacagcaacaaacacTCTCCCCTCCACCTGGCCATAACCTACGGGACCTATCCAGTGCTCTCCATTTTAGCCCAAAATGGTGCCCACATCAATGCTGTTAATGAATCCAGCATGACGCCCCTTCACACGGCTGCAGACATGCTCAACAAGGAGATGATGGAAACACTAATTGCCTGCGGAGCAGATGTTAACTGCGTCATCTCCTCCACTGGGAACACGGCCCTTAAGCTGGCGGTGTGCACGGCGTCGAGCAAAGCAGGCCGAATGCTGGCCGCGGGCGTGAACTGCATCCGTTTACTGCTAATTCACGGAGCCCAAGTGAATGCCCGGGACCACGAAGGTCAAACGGCTATCCATGAGGCGTGTTTTGGAGGCAGAGAGGCAATTATCAATCTCTTGCTCGAATTTGAAGCAAATGTCAACCTATTAACAAGAAACGGGGAGTCTCCCATCTACATGTATCTTCAGCGCAGTTCCAACGTAAGGGACACGGAGCTTCTGGCCAGGCTACTTCATCGCTCTTATCCTTTGAGACTGACCAATAACCACGGAATTCTACCTGCGGGAATCATGCTGCCAGAATTCCACCTCTTAAGGGAAACCCTCATAAAGCTGTCTCAAAGACCCTTATCCCTACAGGACATCTGCAAAAGGAACCTCAGGAATATTTATGGTGAGAAGTACAAAGGGCACTTGAAGCGACTTCTCCCCGCGAAGATGTGGCATTCTGTATATGGCTTTCATGACTTAGCTTACCTCCTGAAATAG